A window from Neobacillus sp. PS3-40 encodes these proteins:
- the ald gene encoding alanine dehydrogenase produces MFIGVPKEIKNNENRVALTPAGVVSLLKAGHSVLIETNAGLGSGFTNEDYAKVGAEIIESASKVWAQSDMIMKVKEPLESEYDNFRPGLILFTYLHLAAEPSLAQALKDKGVIAIAYETVEVNRTLPLLSPMSEVAGRMAVQVGAQFLQKFHGGQGILLAGVPGVSRGKVTIIGGGIVGTNAAKMAIGLGADVTIIDLSVDRLRQLDDIFGNQIKTLMSNPFNIAEAVAEADLLVGAVLIPGAKAPKLVSEEMVKSMKPGSVIVDVAIDQGGIVETSDHVTTHDNPTFEKYGVLHYSVANMPGAVPRTSTFALTNSTVPYALQIANKGVLKAVNENAALKLGVNVANGEITYEAVAKDLGYDYVSVEAALAKETATI; encoded by the coding sequence ATGTTTATTGGTGTACCTAAAGAAATAAAAAACAATGAGAACCGGGTAGCACTTACCCCTGCTGGAGTTGTTTCATTATTAAAAGCAGGACATTCTGTATTAATCGAAACAAATGCTGGACTTGGAAGCGGATTTACAAATGAGGATTACGCTAAAGTCGGTGCAGAAATTATTGAAAGCGCTTCAAAGGTTTGGGCACAATCTGATATGATCATGAAAGTAAAAGAGCCTCTTGAAAGTGAATATGATAACTTCCGTCCAGGTTTAATATTATTTACTTATTTACATCTAGCTGCTGAACCTTCACTAGCACAAGCACTTAAAGATAAAGGTGTTATTGCTATTGCATATGAAACTGTTGAAGTAAACCGTACTCTTCCATTACTTTCTCCAATGAGCGAAGTTGCAGGAAGAATGGCCGTTCAAGTCGGTGCACAATTCCTTCAAAAATTCCATGGTGGACAAGGTATCCTTCTTGCAGGCGTTCCAGGAGTTAGCCGTGGCAAGGTAACAATTATCGGTGGCGGTATCGTTGGAACAAATGCAGCTAAGATGGCTATTGGATTAGGTGCAGATGTTACAATTATCGATTTAAGTGTTGATCGTTTACGTCAACTTGATGATATTTTCGGAAACCAAATCAAAACATTAATGTCAAATCCATTTAACATTGCAGAAGCAGTAGCAGAAGCTGATCTACTTGTTGGTGCAGTATTAATTCCAGGTGCTAAAGCTCCTAAACTTGTATCTGAAGAAATGGTTAAATCTATGAAGCCTGGCTCTGTTATCGTCGATGTTGCGATTGACCAAGGTGGAATCGTTGAAACAAGTGATCATGTAACAACTCACGATAACCCAACATTTGAAAAATATGGAGTTCTTCACTATTCAGTAGCTAACATGCCTGGTGCTGTTCCAAGAACATCAACATTTGCTTTAACAAACAGCACAGTTCCATATGCATTGCAAATTGCTAATAAAGGTGTTCTTAAAGCCGTTAACGAAAATGCAGCCTTGAAACTTGGTGTAAATGTGGCAAATGGCGAAATCACTTATGAAGCAGTTGCAAAAGATCTTGGCTATGATTATGTATCAGTTGAAGCTGCATTAGCAAAAGAAACTGCTACTATTTAA
- a CDS encoding helix-turn-helix domain-containing protein, protein MKNDPFKATFDSLEEFADLISEVLQCPITIEDANHRLLAYSTHDERTDPARISTIIGRKVPEKVINQLWKEGTIPALLKTDQPIRVKNMMDEIGLGTRVAISIWKQDEILGFIWALEIDKTLSEQELLLLKKAADSAKNKLLQLQTRRNRKEERFQEFFWKLLTGHMSVKEEIMEHFLSLQITPPPSFAVLVFQFTENITSKEEQQISYLLKTSHLLKIMLYTIDCNQLILLVSPSDITNPFVELDHFVESFTWKMNDRYGINDISAVFSSIYEDYQKVGKAYQETLSVFSIKEKFPIETKGIHNYQKLGIYQLITFILEKRKGEDYVNQSLKSLHDYDKKHNSNLVETLEVFLNNDNNINDAAKELNVHANTLNYRIKRISEIGDINFKDPNQKMTLFLDLKVEKYQQG, encoded by the coding sequence ATCAAAAATGATCCATTTAAAGCCACCTTTGATAGTTTAGAGGAGTTTGCCGATCTCATAAGTGAAGTACTTCAGTGTCCTATTACTATTGAAGATGCCAATCATCGACTTCTAGCCTATAGCACACATGATGAAAGAACAGATCCCGCGAGAATCTCTACTATTATAGGGCGAAAAGTACCTGAAAAAGTAATTAATCAGCTCTGGAAAGAAGGTACAATACCTGCCCTACTCAAAACTGACCAGCCAATCAGAGTAAAAAATATGATGGACGAAATTGGGCTGGGCACAAGGGTTGCTATCTCTATATGGAAACAAGATGAGATCCTTGGGTTTATTTGGGCATTGGAAATTGATAAAACTTTAAGTGAACAAGAATTACTGTTATTAAAGAAAGCGGCTGACTCTGCTAAGAATAAGCTCTTACAGCTTCAGACGCGAAGAAATCGAAAAGAGGAGCGCTTTCAAGAATTTTTTTGGAAGCTTTTAACCGGTCACATGAGTGTAAAAGAGGAAATAATGGAGCACTTCCTCTCTTTGCAGATCACACCTCCTCCATCATTCGCTGTCCTAGTCTTTCAATTTACAGAAAATATCACTAGCAAAGAAGAGCAACAAATATCCTACCTATTAAAAACAAGTCATCTCCTAAAAATCATGCTCTATACAATCGATTGCAACCAACTCATTCTACTGGTGTCTCCGTCAGATATTACTAATCCTTTTGTTGAGCTTGACCATTTTGTTGAGTCATTTACTTGGAAAATGAATGATCGTTACGGAATTAATGATATTAGTGCAGTATTTAGTAGCATTTACGAAGATTATCAAAAAGTTGGCAAAGCCTATCAAGAAACATTGTCCGTCTTTTCAATTAAAGAGAAATTCCCTATCGAAACAAAAGGTATTCATAATTACCAAAAGTTAGGAATATATCAACTAATCACTTTTATTTTAGAAAAAAGAAAAGGCGAAGACTACGTAAATCAGTCATTGAAGAGCCTTCATGATTACGATAAAAAGCACAACAGCAATCTTGTGGAGACACTTGAAGTCTTCCTTAATAATGATAACAATATAAATGATGCGGCAAAGGAATTGAACGTACATGCTAATACGCTAAATTACCGAATAAAGCGTATTTCTGAGATTGGCGATATTAATTTTAAGGACCCAAATCAAAAAATGACTCTATTCCTTGACTTAAAGGTTGAAAAATATCAACAAGGTTAG
- a CDS encoding amino acid permease codes for MSNNNPSKELHRGLEERHITLMSLGAAIGVGLFLGSATSIKMAGPGILFGYAIAGLIMFFIMRALGEMAIQKPVAGSFSTYARDYLGPIAGFITGWNYWFLWVVTCMAEITAIGIYMEYWFPGVPRWIWALAALVIMATVNFLAVKAYGELEFWFALIKIVTIIAMIVLGAGMIFFGIGNGGIATGIHNLWSHGGLFPHGIKGVLMSLQMVMFAYLGIEMIGVTAGEVKNPEKNLAKAIDTVFWRILLFYVGALFVIMSIYPWDEIGTKGSTFVLTFQKIGIPGAAGIINFVVLTAALSSCNSGIFSTARMLFNLAGNGEAPKKFGKVTKNGVPGIAVIASAICLLVGVLLNYIVPAKVFMWLSSISTFGAIWTWGIILLSQIKHRKSLKPEEVKQLKYKLPLYPLSSYVSLAFLAFVIVVMAFSADTRIALYIGPLWIAFLVAFYYFKGFHKRDSVKNSSEKQAS; via the coding sequence ATGAGTAATAACAATCCAAGTAAAGAGCTTCATCGTGGTTTAGAGGAAAGGCATATTACTTTGATGTCTTTAGGAGCAGCGATTGGGGTTGGACTATTTCTTGGTTCAGCTACATCAATTAAGATGGCTGGTCCTGGTATATTGTTTGGATACGCAATTGCAGGGTTAATCATGTTCTTTATCATGAGAGCTCTAGGGGAAATGGCTATCCAAAAACCTGTAGCAGGCTCGTTCAGTACTTATGCTCGTGATTATTTGGGACCAATTGCAGGATTTATTACTGGGTGGAATTACTGGTTCTTATGGGTAGTAACCTGTATGGCTGAGATTACTGCAATAGGTATTTATATGGAATACTGGTTTCCAGGTGTACCACGATGGATTTGGGCACTTGCAGCATTAGTAATCATGGCAACTGTTAATTTCCTTGCAGTAAAAGCTTATGGAGAATTGGAATTTTGGTTTGCTCTTATTAAAATTGTAACCATTATCGCAATGATTGTGCTTGGGGCTGGAATGATCTTCTTTGGAATTGGTAACGGAGGAATTGCCACAGGTATTCATAATTTATGGAGTCATGGCGGCTTATTCCCACATGGAATCAAGGGCGTATTAATGTCATTACAAATGGTAATGTTTGCGTACCTTGGAATTGAAATGATTGGAGTTACAGCTGGAGAGGTGAAAAATCCAGAGAAAAACCTTGCAAAAGCAATTGATACAGTATTCTGGCGTATTCTTCTCTTTTATGTAGGAGCATTGTTTGTTATTATGTCTATCTACCCTTGGGATGAAATTGGTACAAAAGGAAGTACTTTTGTTCTTACTTTCCAAAAAATAGGAATTCCCGGTGCAGCAGGAATCATTAACTTTGTTGTTCTTACAGCAGCACTTTCATCTTGTAACAGTGGTATTTTTAGTACTGCCCGTATGTTATTTAACCTTGCGGGTAATGGAGAGGCTCCAAAGAAATTTGGAAAAGTTACGAAAAATGGCGTTCCAGGTATAGCGGTTATTGCTTCTGCAATCTGTTTACTTGTTGGCGTACTCTTAAATTATATCGTCCCTGCAAAAGTATTTATGTGGTTATCAAGTATTTCAACATTTGGCGCAATTTGGACATGGGGTATTATCTTGTTATCCCAAATTAAACACCGTAAGAGCTTAAAGCCAGAAGAAGTTAAACAATTGAAATATAAATTACCATTATATCCACTTAGTTCTTATGTATCACTTGCCTTTTTAGCTTTCGTTATCGTCGTAATGGCTTTTAGCGCTGATACAAGAATTGCCTTATATATTGGACCTTTATGGATAGCCTTCTTAGTAGCCTTCTATTATTTTAAAGGATTCCATAAAAGGGACTCAGTCAAAAATTCATCTGAAAAACAAGCTAGTTAA
- a CDS encoding HD-GYP domain-containing protein, protein MRNFKFIGLFLAIASPYILFECFRQGYIKDPYLIMPKGHFYIVSAVAVLAVIISISVGIAGKRLRNIKISFLSLSFISLAQMFLVHGLSTPDFILHESHLPGISSQLSILLATVWLWLSSLPSDSKLIEFISRYDHFLVPIWIVALGIFAGIGMVFPHLVTIVPMDVHPLNGVITMSIILLNLLTSYRYFQSYRYSKFPLQIAIVCSAGWLIVSQLIMVLGVVWKLSWWMYHILLLASMIVMLIGLVKQYSVKGSLVGSLRALFTNDPFERITGGISQSVRALVIATEKKDTYTAGHTFRVTMYALKLGEELNLAPEQLRALAQGALLHDVGKINIPDSVLNKPGRLTLDERIIIEKHPLKGYDMCRDLGFMKEELSVIRFHHEKWDGTGYPNKLQGENIPLLARVTAVVDVYDALTSERSYRKAWPHHQAMELLLEQKGTHFDPKFVDAWTQLCERNPSVYQYPSQMINDETTVSLLSFF, encoded by the coding sequence ATGAGGAATTTTAAATTTATTGGACTATTTTTGGCAATAGCTAGTCCATACATATTGTTTGAATGCTTTAGGCAAGGATACATAAAAGACCCTTATTTAATTATGCCGAAGGGCCATTTTTATATTGTTAGTGCTGTGGCAGTTTTAGCTGTAATTATTTCCATTTCAGTAGGGATTGCTGGTAAAAGATTGAGGAATATCAAAATAAGCTTTCTTTCACTTTCATTTATCTCCCTTGCTCAGATGTTTCTAGTCCATGGACTCTCAACGCCCGATTTTATCCTTCATGAATCACATCTACCGGGGATTTCATCGCAATTAAGTATTCTATTGGCAACTGTATGGTTATGGTTGTCATCTTTACCTTCTGACAGTAAATTAATTGAATTTATATCGCGGTATGATCATTTTCTTGTTCCAATTTGGATTGTAGCTCTAGGGATTTTTGCGGGGATTGGAATGGTCTTCCCGCACTTAGTTACTATTGTTCCAATGGATGTTCACCCTCTTAACGGGGTAATTACTATGTCAATCATCCTATTAAATTTACTAACATCATATCGATATTTTCAATCATATCGATATTCTAAGTTTCCGCTTCAAATTGCAATTGTTTGCAGTGCTGGTTGGCTGATTGTTTCGCAACTAATTATGGTATTAGGTGTGGTATGGAAACTTAGCTGGTGGATGTACCATATTTTACTGTTAGCATCAATGATTGTGATGTTGATTGGTCTAGTAAAACAGTATTCAGTAAAAGGATCATTGGTGGGCTCATTAAGAGCCTTGTTCACGAACGATCCATTTGAACGGATTACCGGAGGTATTTCCCAAAGTGTTAGAGCATTAGTTATCGCAACTGAAAAAAAAGACACATATACAGCTGGTCATACTTTCAGAGTGACCATGTATGCGTTAAAACTTGGCGAAGAACTAAACTTAGCTCCTGAACAGCTTAGGGCATTAGCGCAGGGAGCACTTCTACATGATGTGGGGAAAATTAATATTCCTGATTCGGTGCTGAACAAACCAGGGAGACTTACTCTTGATGAGAGGATTATTATTGAAAAGCATCCTTTAAAAGGATATGACATGTGTAGAGATCTTGGTTTTATGAAAGAAGAGTTAAGCGTTATACGCTTCCACCATGAAAAATGGGATGGAACTGGCTACCCAAACAAGCTCCAAGGAGAAAACATTCCTCTTTTAGCAAGAGTTACTGCCGTTGTTGATGTTTATGATGCATTAACCTCTGAAAGGTCATACCGAAAAGCCTGGCCTCATCATCAAGCAATGGAATTACTGCTTGAGCAAAAAGGGACACACTTTGATCCGAAATTTGTAGATGCATGGACTCAACTTTGTGAACGTAACCCATCTGTATATCAGTATCCGTCACAAATGATTAATGATGAAACAACAGTTTCGCTACTTTCTTTTTTTTAA